Genomic segment of Apium graveolens cultivar Ventura chromosome 7, ASM990537v1, whole genome shotgun sequence:
ggatacttgtacaactatcactatatgaacaactgctgacacgtgagcgaactccatcagttgttcagctgtgtgagtcatgttcagtgaacttattctataataagcacctacatactaggtatagtgtcaccacacaaatgtctatgagaacagacatccttcataatgaagcaagcatagtatgtactgatctttgcagattattaattaccagttagtaatcctatgaccaggaactatttaagtttagagttatcatcttttaggtctcattattatgatctcatcacaatccataaaaagctttactctaaactgtggtatatcttatttaaacacttaaaatagatagagcccgcaataaaaaacaaaataagtcttttattaatatcaatgaaatcaaaaacagattacataaaagttattcctaaatcctcatacatgattggacttaggacatatctctttcaccaTCATCACTGTCGATGAGAATGTGGAGACCTTCTAATCTTGTAACTCTTGAGATGGAAACGTAGACATGGCCATGAGAAAGCACTGCTCTGGGAAGGTATAGACCAACCGTGTCAAGTGATTGGCCCTGGCTCTTATTAATTGTCATTGCATAACAAATCTGGAGTGGGAACTGGATTCTTTTAAACTCAAAAGGCCAACTGGTATCTATTGGAATCATCTTTATCCTCGGGATCAAATGTTTTGACCCAACATGGGATCCGCAGAATATTTCACACTCAATACTATTCTTCTTGCATGATGTCACAATCATTCGCGTGTCGTTACACAATCCCATAATTTGGTTTAAATTTCTCATAAGCATGACAACGACGCCAACCTTGATGTTTAACTCGTGCTTAGGAATGCAAGACATATTTAATGAGTTCAGGTACTCTACTATAAATGCTGATCTGAAATCATTATCTTCATCACCAGCATCGTCAGTTGACTCCTGACTAAGATATGTGTAGAGGTCCAGGAATTTTCTCAAGAATGCTGTTATTGATGTCGTCCACCATAATATTAGTTGGTGTTAGGATAGCTCTTGATCTTAGATAAGAATGTGAAGATATGTTTTTTAGAAAATCCGGGTAAGTTATTTCAAAAAGACTTTCTATAGGATTTTGCGTGGTATGAACAACATATTGATCTGGAATCTTTATTAGCATTTCACCAGTGTCTGCATCAGGACTGAAGTTCTCAACTTTACCATCGCCAACTAAAAGCTGCCATTTACTGAAATCTGCTATAACTTTATTCTCCATTTATGTATTTCCTGCATGAAGCTGCATATTTTGCTTAAGTAAAAATACTTGGCAAAATTCCCAAATCTTTGCTTTATTGAGGGTGGAACCTACTATTTCAGCTCTGGATGCCTTTGGAATCACGGGTAAAATCTGCCTATAATCTTCGCCAAAAACTACTGTGATACCACCAAATGGCTTCTTTGCTCTCCTTTTGTCAATAGCAGACATTATATCCCTCAAAGAACGGTCAACAGATTCAAAGGCATGACGATGTTGCATTGGCGCTTCATCCCAAATGATCAAATCAGTTTATTGGATTAATTCTGTAATATCGGTTCCATGTCTGATTCCGGCTGTACTGTCCTGATCAAGTTTCAAAGGAATATGGAATCTTGAATGTACAGTTCTACCACCAGGCAATAATACGGCTGCTATTCCACATGAGGCAACAGGAAGCACAATCTTTCCTTCTGAATGAAGGCGACAATATAATGTCTGCCACAGAAATGTCTTGTCGCATCCTCCACTTCCATATACAAAGAAAACACCACCTACCTTACTATAAACATTTTACATGATAGAATCGTAAACATTCTTCTGTACAAGGTTGAGCATTCCATGATTTTTTTCATGCAAAATTTTTTGTTCTTCTTTATCATATGAAGTTTCTTCTTGGAGTAGTCTGTTAACAGCATTGCTAAAATAAACTTCACTTGGAAATGGCATTATCGTGTAGTCCTTCAAACTCTTCCCGATGTCATtaaataatttttcaatttttgcgggaaaaaatatatatgaagtgttatgttattttaaaattatactaCATATAATATCTAAAACAGTATTATGTTAATTATTCAGGTAGTATGATGATGAGAAATAAACCTGCAAGTGCATAATTCTTCAAATCTTCGTCTGATAGGTATATATGAGGATCATTAAGCATATGTCGCCTGATGATGAAAATATCATGTGACATACATTGCCAATTAGCTTCCCAAAGTCTAAGTGGATCTGAAATAGGACTATATGCCAAAATATTAACAAACATTGCTCGTAACTGTGGAGGCAATGATGTATGGGAGTTCTCGGTAATTGCTTCTTGCCATTGGTTATCATTTTGTAGAAGACCAAGGGCCACGCATCCTTCCTTGAATGTTTCATGGATGTGTCCATTAACAGTTTTAAGATCTTCAAAAGACCTGGAACCTTTCTTCCTAAGTAACAACATGCGGAGATATAATAGTTCACCACTTGATAAATGCACTTCAAAGAGTCTCCCAATAACATCTCctcttttcctttctttccagATACCAGGTCGAGGATGCCAAGTAAATTTATTTGGAAATTCAGAATAACTATAATTCCTCGCATTTGGGAATGGCTGATTTGCATCAAACCATGCTTATAACTTGGTTTTTTTTGATATTGCCTTCTCGCAAACATCCTCCAAGACATCTCCAGCCTTAAACGAAACATGCTTCTCGCCTGGTAAATGTATCGGTAACCTCTCTACCGATGGCCAACGGGAATGAATGTCAAAAGAAAATATCCTCCAAGATGCTTCTGAAATGCAAACATATCTCCCATCCAAATAATGTTTTACCTCATCAATCGGACCTTTTGGTGCTTTTTTGGGATTGTTGCAGAAGTACCTGTACGTGTTTTCCTCAAACACATTGTTGCCGTGACATGACCCTTTAGACAGTATTTtaaaaggtactttaatgatcttGAATTATTGCAAATCTCCAGATTCATGTGACATTGAAAATGCACCAAAAGATCGCGATTGAATGGGACAACAAAGCAATTATCAAGATTGACCCCCTTCTTGTTAATGGTAATTCCAGTCCTCCTTCTTTTATATATGGGGAATCCACACTCATCAAAAAATGTATGAGAATTATACCTGTaacaaaacatttttaaaattgtaaaaaatcTGGTAATAAAACTGGAGGTATTAACAAAGTAAAGTATTTATAATTTAAGGATGTTAATGAAAATACCGCTTAGGAAAATGCTTTATACAGTTGCCTTTGACCATGCATGGAGATTTAGTATAATCAGGACCACATGGTCCATGGATCATATAATTGCTCACGGCATTATATCCAACTAGATCAATTTCTGGATTGGGAATTTCAGCTGATACCATTTTATCAATTTGCTCAGTTGTTTTAGGTCTATCATCGGGGTGCAACCAAATTAATATATGAGCGTGAGGCAATCCACGCTTCTGGAATTCAATTACATGCATCACTATGGAAATATTGTAAAAAACGGTTAGTACCAGGAAAAATATATACTAAAAGTGCATTTTGATAGAACAATTTAGCAATAATAACATGAGTATAAAAAACTTAGCTAAAATGATACCTCCTATACATCTgccaaaatattttttttttaatcaTATCCATAAGTTGATCAACCTTCATTTTAAAGACTCTGGCTACAACATCAGGTGCATCAGCAACATCAACATCAGGCATATGTTTTAACATGCGCTGAATTTCGGGCCATTTTGTATTAGTGGTTATAGTAAGGAACAATGAAGGATGTCCTAAAGTTCGACATATTGCTATTGAGTCTTTAAAATACAGAGTCATATAGCGCTTACTTCCGGTGAATGAAGCGGGAATAATGATTGCTTTACCAATATTGGATGGATTTATATCTCCCTTTTGTATTGCATCTTTGATATTATGGTAGAGATCAGATCTTATAGTAGTTTGATGGTCTCTAATCCAGTCCAATCTGTACTGCTCAATTGCGGTGAAAGCATCCACAACATATTGCTACCATAAATGACCTCCAAGATGTGGTGTCAAACCTGTTACAGTAAAAGGTATAAATGAATCGAATATAAACTAATTATCACAAAGTTGAACAGCTGAATGAGAAATTATACTTCTGTTAAATAGCAAATTTGTACCTTCTGAAAGACGTATCATtagtttataattataaaactcTCTCATTGTAATATACTTTCTAGCACCTTTTTCGTCAGGATCTTCAGATTCGGTAACTTCTACGTCCCTCTTAGAATGCTTCACAGGTCTATTTAATGGGATCTCACGGTAATATCCAATATCTCCGTGAGGGAAAAGTAATGGATATTGAAGTTGCATGAAACGTGGATCGGTCTAAAAAATCCTCTGTAATCCGTCAACTCTAGAATCAATGACAGTATCTCGACAACCTTTTGCATAAGGAGAAGTAACAATCAATCCTGCTACCTCATTTGATGGAGCAATGTGATTTGGTCGGCCACTTGCTGAACTCGATGAAATCAGAACCAATTTAAACTCATCTATTGCATTTTGCCTAACCCTTTCTCAAGCCATACGAAAACCTTTAACCAACCTGTTATGCTTATCCAACATATGCAACAAAGATTGTACAATTTCTTCATTAACAGCATCCCTGCAACCATTAACTGCATTGATCATTTTGTTGATTTCGTCCTCTGTGTCATAGATATAAAGCTGACAAAACTTTGGAGTGTTATTATCAGTTGGGACCAGACTTCCTATATTATGGTAATTAACACCTTGGACCTTGAAGCAATATGGCGCACCACCTCTGTTTATTAAATGGTCAATCTTTCCTCCAGTAGAGCTCATGGCAAACATGCAATTGTTAAACCTTATATTTTGTTTGAAATGCTTAAAATGAACACCACCAGTAAGGAGAGTAGCCAGAGGTTCAGGATGCTGTTTCTCCTTATCCAGTACGACTTGACCATTTTTACAACAAAGAGAAAATGTTGGTGGCTTATTAGGAGAACTCTTATTATTTTTTTCGTGATTCCACACGACAACATCACACTTTGAACAGATTTTATCAGGGGCTCCAAGATCTAAGTATATATCCCACATAGATTGATTATTGCTCAAATATTCTTCATCAATATCCTCAATATCACTTGCCATGTCTGTCGAAAAAAAtgcaaatttttaaaaatcatcaTTGAGCAAAAGTAGGTGATGCTTCAGACAGTAAAATAATTATTAATGTCCTGCAGAATTAAACATATTATTCAAAAACAAATAAGTAATACCTCCACATGTTGTATCACTGTCGATTGTAACATTGTCATCAACATCGTTGAACTCATTCATTAATTTTTTTTGCCTAAAACTTTCACCTTTTTCAAATGTACTCTTTACATTTGTTGTATTGAACGACGAAGGACCTGGTGATAGTTTTCCACAAAACTTTTTTGAAAGATTCCATTCTTTTTCACTGTCAGCCACAATTTTCTTTTTGACACCTTTTTGTTTGTGAACGGTTATCACTTCTTTAGTGAATTTCTACATTTTTACTATTATGTTATGTGTAATATACATTAGTAGATGCAGAGTATTAAACATGGCACATTGTTTAAATAATCCTTCAGAGTTTTGTAATTCAGGAATAAGCCGCAAAATTTGATACCTTTGACAAGAACGTTTGGCGATATTATGTGTAGAAATTGATTTGTACTTTGTTCACCAGTCTGAGAAGAGGAATACATTCCTGAAAAATATTTTACAGAATACTGAAAGTTTTAGAATATGACATAATTTCGTAATCAACTGATACATCCGGAATTGCATTTTATTGTTTAAACAATTACCTGATGACTGTGGATTAGTTGCAAAAGAAAACTGAATATTAGGCGATGAAGTACATTGTCCAGATATTTTTCTCAAATCTGGTAAGGTGCTAGAAATACACCGAGATTTTCTTTGTTGAAATTCTTTGGACGAATCCTAACTTTATGCACTACATAGAAGATGGGAAACATATTTTAGCATCTGCGCTGATAAACACTCATACATAGACTGAAATAAGAAGTTAATGAAAGTAATGAAAATTAACCTGATTTTGAATTTGATGGAATATTAGGAGATATATTTTGATCAAATCTTGATAGAGGACTCGGCAGACACGATTGTGATTTTTTTACCGTAACAGACTGCATCATAGATCTATTATTCATTGCTGCAACTATTCCCACAAAATCCATAATTTCAAAAGCAATTTAATTACAGATGTATCAAAAAAATGAGATATATCAAAAATTATACCATTAGGTTCTTCTGAACAAATTATGTGGCTTTCAAGATTTTCTGCAAGAGAGGTCTGCAGAACACTTTGTGTCTGCTGTGTTAACCGTGAATTCTGAGATGTAAGACTACCTGAAGCATGTCTCCGCTATAAATTATGGCCTAATAGATGTTAAAAATAGTAATCGTGAAATAAATCCAACTAAATTTTACCTCTCGACGATCTTAACGATATATTAGGCGGCACACGTTCATCAGATCTTGATAGCGGAGTTCTCATTGGATGGCCGATATTATTAACTGAAACACAACAGATTTAGGAAAATTGATGGCACAATTATAAAAAGGAATGATACATCTAAGAATAGAGTAAAAACGATACCATTATTGTGCTTTGGTGTCATTCTATTGCTTTCTCCATCTGCTAAGGTGTTACGAAAAACACTGAGATCTTGTTTGTTCAAATTCTTTGAACGAATTCTTACTTTTCACACTAAATAGAAAATGGAAAATAAATGGAAGCATGAAACAAGACCAACATCTCCTAATAGGCTGGAATAAGATGTTGATCAAACTATTTTAAAATTAACCTGGTTTTGAGGCTGCTGAAATATTAGGAGATATATTTTCATCAAATATTGAAAGAGGACTCTTTAGAATACTTTACGGCTGCTGTTTTAAAAGTGTAAACTGAGATGAAACAGTACCTGCATGAAGTTGTTAATCAATAGTAATGGGTAAAATCCATCCTTATTTTACCTATTGATGATCTTAAAAATATATTAGGCTTAAAATATTAACAGCAACACAACAGATATAATAAATGATCGAAGACAAAATTGGAAAAAATGTATAATACCAATCAGAATAGATAAAGAATGATACCATTATTGTACTCTGATATCATTCTATTGCTTTCCAGATTTGCTGCAAGTCCGCTATACAAAATACCTTTCAAAAACTGTCTTATTCCTGAGTTAATAGAAAATTCAAGTCACAATTATAAATACACATATTAAAAGAATCAGACGGATAAATAATGACACAAATACCTTGTTCTGGTGTCACGCTTTGATCAATCATTGATTGCGGAGTTGTTACTGAATGACCTATTTTATTATTAACAACAACACGACACATATATGCAAACTGAAGACATCATTACAAAATCTGTATAATAACAATTAGAATGGATGAAGAATGATACCTTTGATGTAATCTGATGTCATTCTATTGCTTTCCATATTTGCAGCAACTCCGCTATGAAACACACCTTTCGAAAGTTGTCTTATTCTTGAATGTTAATAGAAACTTCAGGACACATTTATCAATCCATGTATAAAAACAATCAGGTGGATAAAAAATGAGACCAATACCCTGTTCTGGTGTCACGCTTTGATCAATAATTGATAACGGAGTTCTTACAGAATGACCTGTTTTATTAACATAAGCACATCAAATATATGTATAACAATGTACATTATCATTACCCATATGCTCGGTCGGAGAAGATACATGGTATGTTACATAACATGGTCTGTCAAACGTATATACACATCAACCAATCTGAAATTCTTTAGAGAAAGCTTACGTGTATCATATATGTTTGCTGAATTTGTGAGATTCTTGTCCACATTCTTCCCACGCGTAAGACGTTTGACAACTGAATTAATACATGAACATTATTATCACTTTCAATAAATGAATCAGAAATGGAATTAAAGTGTACACTACCTTGATTCTCTGGTTCTGATGGATTTTTAAACACATTTTCAACATTGCGTCCACGAACACGTCATTTTGAACCTATAAGAAAATTATGATCAAATCAGATATCTGTAAAACGATGTTATTATAAGTAAACTGACAAAGAAGATGAATACCTGATGTACTTGTTCGTCGAGAATCCATCCGGATATATTCAGTAAATCATGAACCTGGTTTGAACAGATGAACATCATATTCTATAAACTTGTATGACGAACATGATACACATCAAATCTTCATcaagaattttatgaaaaaattagGTCATGCTTGCAAAGAATGAGAGAGAATAAGGAAACCAATAATTATCATTGAATTAGTGTTGTAACAGATGTgagaaaatcatgcaaatctttccttagataagatgtttaaattttaaaattcaaaaaatttccaTGTTTAGTGTTTTGATGGGTAAAAAAATGGGTAAACTTATATGGATATATCCAtggatatataaattttatactTAATATAGGTCATGGGTAAATTTTGTGGATATATTCATGGATCTAGTGATTTTATACTAAATATGGGTTATGGGTAAAAAAAAATTTACCTATTTGGAAAATGGGTAAATTAAGGAGTACACTTTAAGAATATATAGATATAGAAACTAACCTAATATATCAATCTATACACCTAAACTGCTCCCTGATTGTAGCAACTCAATTATACGTTTGAATTTTTTTGGTAACTAATCATCATAATCTTTGTTACAAttaacaaactcaaacaaacaatATCTCTCAGATCTATCATTAATTTTTTTTCTCCTTTCTCCTTCTTCACCCTTCTTCTCTCTCAATTTTGTCGTCTTCTTAATATATATACGTAATGTATGTGTGATTTGTTTAATTTGTTTGATTTGTGCAGGATGAATATTAAATTGATCCTAAACCTATTGCTTCAAGGATGTATTCAGGTTTGTGTTTATATTTGTGATTATCATTGCAATTATTTCAAACTTGAATCACTATAATGCTTTCTCTTCTATTTTTTTAAATGTTTGGGTGTTTTTTTATAAGCGTCTTCGTATAATCTATATATACAATATACTACAATTTCAGGCGATTATCAAAACTCAAATTACCCATCAACGTTTTAGGCGATTGAAATTCTGATATTCACCACTCTACTGGTATAGTTCCTTTGTGTATTACGAATATGTAGACCTCTCATGGAAAAGGGGTAACGTTGTATTTGGTTAATTGATTTAAAAGTATGACCAAGTTTTAACAATAGTTTTTTAGAAATATTTTTGTATCGCTTTTTGCACTCCAACTGTTTGATGTGAGTTCTAAACAACATTGTTTTGATTTATTTGTTGTTTTCTTGCAGAATGTTATACTTTTGTTGCTTTATttgatttttctaattttttgtTAATTGTGTAACTTGAAGTATTTTTTTCTAATTATATTATTCTCCATATTGGTTTGGATTTGTATAGACGCTGGAGATGAATCTCACCATGTTTTCAAAAAAAGACATGTATGTATAACTATTTATTTTCACCGTTTGTTTGTCGAGTTTGaatctttttatttatttttaatatcaaTAAATAGTTGTAGGTTACTATTTCATAGTCGTGCACTTAAATTATGTAGTTTGATCATTGGTGAGCTATTATGTTGATACTCACTTATACCGTAGTTCTAGGCC
This window contains:
- the LOC141674114 gene encoding uncharacterized protein LOC141674114, which gives rise to MENKVIADFSKWQLLVGDGKVENFSPDADTGEMLIKIPDQYVVHTTQNPIETFLRKFLDLYTYLSQESTDDAGDEDNDFRSAFIVEYLNSLNMSCIPKHELNIKVGVVVMLMRNLNQIMGLCNDTRMIVTSCKKNSIECEIFCGSHVGSKHLIPRIKMIPIDTSWPFEFKRIQFPLQICYAMTINKSQGQSLDTVGLYLPRAVLSHGHVYVSISRVTRLEGLHILIDSDDGERDMS
- the LOC141674115 gene encoding uncharacterized protein LOC141674115 yields the protein MQLQYPLLFPHGDIGYYREIPLNRPVKHSKRDVEVTESEDPDEKGARKYITMREFYNYKLMIRLSEGLTPHLGDAIQKGDINPSNIGKAIIIPASFTGSKRYMTLYFKDSIAICRTLGHPSLFLTITTNTKWPEIQRMLKHMPDVDVADAPDVVARVFKMKKRGLPHAHILIWLHPDDRPKTTEQIDKMVSAEIPNPEIDLVGYNAVSNYMIHGPCGPDYTKSPCMVKGNCIKHFPKRYNSHTFFDECGFPIYKRRRTGITINKKGVNLDNCFVVPFNRDLLVHFQCHMNLEICNNSRSLKYLLKYCLKGHVTATMCLRKTRTEASWRIFSFDIHSRWPSVERLPIHLPGEKHVSFKAGDVLEDVCEKPFPNARNYSYSEFPNKFTWHPRPGIWKERKRGDVIGRLFEVHLSSGELLYLRMLLLRKKGSRSFEDLKTVNGHIHETFKEGCVALGLLQNDNQWQEAITENSHTSLPPQLRAMFVNILAYSPISDPLRLWEANWQCMSHDIFIIRRHMLNDPHIYLSDEDLKNYALAGGVFFVYGSGGCDKTFLWQTLYCRLHSEGKIVLPVASCGIAAVLLPGGRTVHSRFHIPLKLDQDSTAGIRHGTDITELIQ